From Anabrus simplex isolate iqAnaSimp1 chromosome 11, ASM4041472v1, whole genome shotgun sequence, a single genomic window includes:
- the LOC137502671 gene encoding uncharacterized protein translates to MKFLVVLVVLGAVLCAAEEDKKGTKEQAVEAKGSKTEKRGISGLGYGGGESIGFGGGHGIGGGISLGGGGHGGYEGGLGGGYGGGFGGGFGGGSLGGGYGGDAQIKSITITKEVGVPVPHPYPVPVEKNVPVPVKVPVAVPVDKPYPVHVPKPYPVPVEKPVPYPVERKVPYPVKVPFKVPVPRPYPVHVPKPVAVPVHKPVPVPVPHPVIVKKPVPVLVKGYDIGGGYGGSYGGGSFSSGGHGGSFGGYGGGLSLGGHGGSYGGGLSLGGHGGSYGGGLSLGSHGGSYGGSLGGHGGSFVGYHHG, encoded by the coding sequence GTGGTGTTGGTTGTGCTGGGGGCGGTGCTGTGCGCAGCTGAAGAAGACAAGAAGGGAACAAAAGAACAGGCGGTAGAGGCGAAGGGCTCCAAGACGGAGAAGAGGGGTATATCCGGTCTTGGTTACGGCGGAGGTGAAAGCATTGGTTTCGGTGGAGGACATGGAATTGGAGGCGGCATCTCACTTGGAGGCGGTGGACATGGAGGATACGAAGGAGGCCtcggaggaggttatggaggaggtTTTGGAGGTGGTTTTGGAGGCGGCAGTCTGGGCGGTGGTTACGGAGGAGACGCGCAGATCAAGAGCATTACCATAACTAAAGAAGTCGGTGTCCCTGTTCCTCATCCTTACCCTGTGCCTGTGGAGAAGAATGTCCCTGTTCCAGTGAAGGTTCCAGTCGCTGTGCCTGTAGACAAACCATACCCAGTGCATGTACCCAAACCCTACCCTGTCCCTGTAGAGAAGCCAGTCCCTTACCCCGTAGAGAGGAAGGTACCATACCCAGTGAAGGTCCCATTCAAGGTGCCTGTACCTCGACCATACCCTGTTCACGTTCCAAAGCCCGTAGCAGTTCCTGTCCACAAGCCCGTACCTGTTCCAGTTCCACACCCAGTGATCGTCAAGAAACCTGTTCCAGTACTTGTAAAGGGATACGATATCGGAGGAGGTTACGGAGGATCATATGGAGGAGGTAGTTTCAGTTCAGGAGGCCATGGTGGATCTTTCGGAGGCTATGGAGGTGGTCTTAGCCTGGGCGGCCATGGTGGATCTTACGGGGGAGGCCTAAGTTTAGGCGGCCATGGTGGATCTTACGGAGGAGGCCTAAGTTTAGGTAGCCACGGAGGATCTTACGGAGGCAGTCTGGGAGGTCATGGAGGTTCTTTCGTAGGATACCATCATGGCTGA